The sequence GGGGGAGCGTCGCGTGGGCTACAACCCTAGGGAAGTGGGCGCGGCTTCGAACCGAAGCCAAGTGACGGGCGCTTCAGGCGTTAAGTGCGCGGACGGCTTCCAGCGGAAGCGCGTGGTGGAGAAGCGGCGCGAGAAGCGGCGCGTTTGGCTCCAGCTTCTGcttctggcggccagaagccgcccggaagctgaaccaaacagccgCAGTATAGTATCGTCCAATGAGGCAATGACTGAAAAAGTGAAGGGGATGAATGGATGATGCTTTGGACACAAGTAGTAGGAGTACATCATCATAATTTATAATCCATTACTTGCACTTGCAGAAACACACAGCTTCCTACCCCTACCCATAGCATGCCATGCAATGCAACTGAGGGGAGGTCGTTGACTCCATGGAAAGCTGCCTTAAAACATGTAGCTCCATGAGACACTAGTagtatagtaaaataactaaCTAATACTAGTATGAATCAATTAATCCTTAATGCTTATTTATACCGTGACCAATTCTTGATCACGTAGGTTGCAGCTGTAATTAATCGCTAAGTGTTGAGTGGATGGACGATGATCACGTGAGGCTTGCTTTTGCTTCACCTCTAAACTGATGTCTGTGGAGGAGCTGACGATGGTTGGATCAGTTGAGGGACGAGAAGCTCCAGAGGTCGATCTCGCCTTCCTCCGCCCACTCGCTGGCCGCGTCCGTAGCCACGGGCGCCGGTGCGAAGAACGTGCTGCACGGGTCCATCatggcgtactccatgcacttagGCGACTGGAAGAAGGCCTCGATGTCCGCGAGCGCGGCGAGGTCCGCGTCGGCGTCGCCCGCCAAGTCCATGTCCATGTCGTCGTAGTGCGCCGTGCCGTAGCACAGGCCAGCGTTCCGGCCGGTCTCCGGGGAGCTAACGCCAGACGACGACGACGCGTCGCCGTAGCTGCACGGAGGAGTGGCGCCGGCGCCACCGCCGGCCGAGTAGGGCGCCGACGCGGCGGCGCCGGCTTGCAGTTGCGGCGGGCTGCAT is a genomic window of Zea mays cultivar B73 chromosome 5, Zm-B73-REFERENCE-NAM-5.0, whole genome shotgun sequence containing:
- the LOC100216705 gene encoding ethylene-responsive transcription factor ERF013, giving the protein MVKGAHFQDAAVDGGAGGNAEAAMQGGAKRQYKGVRMRSWGSWVSEVRAPSQKTRIWLGSYSTAEAAARAYDAALLCLKGSAAADLNFPVHLPFHVPAAAAMSPKSIQRVAAAAAAASGGATCSPPQLQAGAAASAPYSAGGGAGATPPCSYGDASSSSGVSSPETGRNAGLCYGTAHYDDMDMDLAGDADADLAALADIEAFFQSPKCMEYAMMDPCSTFFAPAPVATDAASEWAEEGEIDLWSFSSLN